The window AGCCATGAACGTGCTTTTCATCGACCAGTTGCTTGAGCTTGCGCTTGCTGGTGATGGTGTAGTTCAGGTTCAGGCGGCTGAACTCGTACTGACGCGGCTTCGCCGGTACTGGCAGGTTGTCGAGGAACCACTCGTACAGCGGACGATGGCTTTCGAACTCCAGGGTGCAGATCGAGTGGGTGATGCCTTCGATGGCGTCCGACTGACCGTGGGTGAAGTCATAGTTCGGGTAGATGCACCACTTGTCACCGGTCTGGTGGTGATGCGCGTGACGGATGCGATACATGATCGGGTCGCGCAGGTTCATGTTCGGCGAGGCCATGTCGATCTTGGCCCGCAGCACGCGTGCGCCGTCCTTGAACTCACCGGCCTTCATGCGGGCGAACCAATCGAGGTTTTCTTCGACGCTGCGATCACGGAACGGGCTGTTTTTGCCCGGTTCGGTCAGCGTGCCGCGATATTCCTTGGCCTGTTCAGGGCTCAGGTCATCGACGTAGGCCTTGCCGGCCTTGATCAGCTCAATGGCCCAATCGTGCAACTGGTCGAAATACTGCGAGGCGTAGCGCACTTCACCGGACCATTCGAAGCCCAGCCATTTGACGTCGCTTTCGATCGCGTCGATGTATTCCTGGTCTTCCTTGGCCGGGTTGGTGTCGTCGAAACGCAGGTGCGTGACGCCGCCAAATTCCTGGGCCAGGCCGAAGTTCACGCAAATCGACTTGGCGTGACCGATGTGCAGGTAGCCATTGGGCTCAGGCGGGAAACGGGTGACGATCTGCGTGTGCTTACCCGAGTCCAGGTCCGCCTGGATGATCGGGCGCAGGAAATTGACCGGCACGGCAGGGCCGGTCTTGGAATTCGAGGTAGGGTCGACAGTGGGCTTGCTCATAGGATCCTTGAACGTACAAGTGCGCGGCCAGTTGGCCAAATCAAAGCGGCGGTTAAAACAAAGGGGCTTATCATAGCCGATGCCGTCAAGTCGCTGACAGAGCAGGCCCGAAAACGGCTGCATTTAATCGGGGGCAAGTGAAAAACAGCCTCGAAATTCGCGCCCGGCACGCTAAACTGCGCACCTTGGCCGAATCTGGCCGGACCGGTTGAGGGCTTCAATGCCCCAAAACCCACGAATTATTAGAAACCGC of the Pseudomonas frederiksbergensis genome contains:
- a CDS encoding glutamine--tRNA ligase/YqeY domain fusion protein, whose product is MSKPTVDPTSNSKTGPAVPVNFLRPIIQADLDSGKHTQIVTRFPPEPNGYLHIGHAKSICVNFGLAQEFGGVTHLRFDDTNPAKEDQEYIDAIESDVKWLGFEWSGEVRYASQYFDQLHDWAIELIKAGKAYVDDLSPEQAKEYRGTLTEPGKNSPFRDRSVEENLDWFARMKAGEFKDGARVLRAKIDMASPNMNLRDPIMYRIRHAHHHQTGDKWCIYPNYDFTHGQSDAIEGITHSICTLEFESHRPLYEWFLDNLPVPAKPRQYEFSRLNLNYTITSKRKLKQLVDEKHVHGWDDPRMSTLSGFRRRGYTPKSIRNFCEMIGTNRSDGVVDFGMLEFSIRDDLDHSAPRAMCVLRPLKVVITNYPEGQVENLELACHPKEDMGVRVLPFARELYIDREDFMEEPPKGYKRLEPAGEVRLRGSYVIRADEAIKDADGNIVELRCSYDPETLGKNPEGRKVKGVVHWVPAAASVECEVRLYDRLFRSANPEKAEDSASFLDNINPDSLQVLTGCRAEPSLGNAQPEDRFQFEREGYFVADIKDSKPGAPVFNRTVTLRDSWGQ